Sequence from the Triplophysa rosa linkage group LG22, Trosa_1v2, whole genome shotgun sequence genome:
GAAATAATTGTATCTCTTTAGGTCCCACCACTAAAAAGTTTAGATGTGCTCTTCTTGATATAGCTGAGGATGTTCAGAGAATGGCGAGAAACATTCTCAATCCACCTTCACATGAAATGACGGGTGATGAAGACAACATATTCATTAGAAGCAGCTTTGTGTCACTTCATGGATACATAGAAAAGGTGAGTGAATATTacacctttatttatttttataactgGTTGCAATTGTTACATGCTTTATAATTGCACCTGGGTACCTTTCAATCATTACTAAAGTTTTGCTATTTGGTTGAAGTTGTCCAGTTCCAGGATGATTCATCGCAGGGATGGAGATGTCCCGGTCCGTGATCTCGTCCTGAGATGTGGGGACAAACTCATTGAGGCGTCGCTCTGGCAGGACGAAGCTTTGGCTGAACTCTATGAAGGGGCCCAGATTCTGGTCACTCACCTGAGGGCTACGATCAAGCCCAATGGAAGGGCCAAATTGAATTCGTCATGTTTTTCATCCGTTGAGGTATACACTATATTCTAGCTGTTAGTTTTTTGCATACAACATTAGATTTCAAGAGATGAGACACATATTAAAGCCATAACCACCCCATAAGTGAATGACTGAGTTATGTTTTGCTATTTATATCAAGCTTCCTGACCATCCTCGAACCAGAGAGTGGTTTACCATCATAGGCATCTTAGAGAACGAAGATGATCTAGTTCTTCTTTCAGACAGCTTTGTGGTTTACAGTATGTCTGCTGATCTCTTCCCGGGCACCAGCTCTGACTTGTTAGAAAGGCTGCCTCTAAACGTGGAAGTGGAGCAAGCTAATTTTAGGGTCCACACTATCCAGTATTTGGAACAGtaaaagtaataagtaattgtgtcattttgttgttattgtctgcataaatattttttgttcttgttCTGTGCACACGCTTTCTCTATGGACGTGTTACTGTTAatgtacatgttataatgtGCCTTATTAAGCTGTACATCCTATTCAGGTATaggtaataattatttttacccATTCTCAAGGCACATCCTAAATGTTGATGTTATTGCTGGATTTAAGAATTAATGCCTGTGTCTTGTTTGTAACGCTAGGTTGAGTTTGTAGGAAAAACATGTTGATCGAATACATATTGTATTGTTACATCTGTTTTGATTTTTACTAAAACAGATATTTGAAGGatagaataaaaaaacacacgatTAGCAAGGTTTCAACTGTTTAGGAACTTATTTACGACCTCTCTAGTTTATACCATAGGGTCTCAAAGCTAACACATGATGCCGTTTTTAATGGTTCAACTAATGGTCATTGTAAAAGTGATTAGACTTGACTGTATATGAGAATAACCACATTCAAATCAAAGCATTTATGTCTATATTATTCAGATTTTTGATTATAAGCTTAGATACTTATTTTCTTACGTATTCCTATGCTTATTATAGACATTTgctatatttattaaatactacaatttacaaaaaaagactAAATCTATTTGTTCTTTTGTGAAATTACTTGTCTTTAACATAGCCATCCTAAGTAAtccatataataaaatattgatttgacaAGAACAGATTAACTGTTATTTTTGCATAAAATGTTATTGTGTTTATGAATATTTATGAAGAGACTGGCCTTCTCCCTGCATCTCTGGCTTGAAGTCCAGAGGGGGCGGGGTTAACGTCACACGCCTGTGACGTGTCTGGTCGACGACACTTGCAGGTACAGGACGGCGATTTAAAAAGTTAACAGTGATTTCAGCTGGACGGATGCAATGGACGGACTTTTGGTGATGTTGTGTGAAGGACTTTGAATGGGGCCGATATAAAACATGCGGATTCACATTTCCTTTGTGTGGAAATTATTTGGGGGCGTGTTTGCGCTTCTTTCATTGAGTGGTGGTCAAGTTTGGGGAGGTGAGTAAAGAATATCTCTTCGTATAGTGCACATATTATTACTCTAACGTTCCAAGCACGtacaaatgtattaattacacatgttaaaaatgtatgaggctactgtttgtttctttgagacttataattgtaataataattttcatgGTTAAGTCAAAGTCAGCATAGCCCATATGTCTAAACACATGGAGTGACGTGGAGGGATAAATGAATACCTCACCGTACAAAGATACTTATGCATATGTCTGATATGGGATTACATATAATCCGATCTGTCCAAGTTAATATTGTTTACCTGAATGGATGCGCTCTTCCCTATACCCTCATAGAGACAGAAAACTGCAACGCATTTCAACACAGTAGAACAGAAGAGCAAAGGAGGAACAttaaacgtttaaaaatatgaagtgtTAAGAATTTTGTAAATAACTTTGTAAAgtaaatactttttataaagGTATTTCTTCTATGTGGGCATGAAAGGAAATCCTATTTATGTAACTAGCACAGCTTGCCAGTGATGTTGAAAAGTTCACAACCACTGTCAGTTTAGGTAAACAAAATACGTCATTACTGATGTTTTCTTATCACAGTGCTTGAAAAAAACAAAGtccataaaaaaagaacaaggtACAACATGCATTAAGATAGATGTCATTAAtctgttttactttttaatgttttgttgcaAAACCAGCTAAACCGACAACTGGGACCCTTTTGATGATGTCTCTattaatattgaaataaatctCTCAAAACTCCGTCCATGAGATCACAAGTGTTATAATACATGTTCATTCCTTTGTACCTAACTTTATTGAATTTTTTGACACAGTGCTCTCCAAATGAAGCTGTCCTGCTTTTAAAAGGCCTTCAGcacattaaaatgcattaattGAATTCTCATGAAGCATTGGAGGACAACAGCACTTAGTCTAAACTGCTTTAGGCAGTAGAGCGGCAGCTGTCCCAGAGCTGTTGAAGTGACTGGTTAACTCAATTTTACAACAACAGCAGTGCCTAACTGAGAACAAAGTTATTCAAGTTACACTAGACATAATGTCATGTATATGACATCATATACTTGTCTTGATGTTTTTAAGCCGAACAATGTATTTAGCCTCTGGCACGTGTCCGTTGCCCTTAAAAGTGCTGGCTATAAAACTTTAatcatgttgtgtgtgttgtattggttttaatggtatacaaaaacacataacGTTACAGCTTCATTCTATGGAGATGGCTTTGTGCTTCTGAAAACTGTCGAGCTGTCCAGTCAAACATCTTTCCATGTGCGGTTTCGAACATCTGGATCCAATGGCCTGCTTTTCCTGGCGGCTGGAGAGACAGACTTCCTCTGGGTGGGGCTGCACTCCGGCCGAATACAGGTGATTCAATGAATCTTCCTATTATGATGTCACTGGAAAAGCACATAGGTCACTATGCATTTACACTTAGTTTATTGCATAGATAATTGTTTTGATAATAGTACAACTTATTATTTGGTTATATGGTGcatgaatacatatatataaaactgccatatattttgttaattaGGCATTAATAGTTTATTATTTACACTATATTTCACTTACATGCATTTTTTGAATGAAGGTAAAATTCAGTGTAGATTTAAGTATGCATTCTATTTCAGGGATTTGGAATTTGATAGGAGTTAGGAATTGTATAAGAATACAATCTTTGCTTAAGATTACTGcagtttttaaatgctttaacaTAGTTGGACTATTGTAAAACATTGCATATACAGTAACAAGGATGCATGTCATAGTAAGATACAGCTTAAAACAGACAGGTACCCACACGCAAAAACAAAAGGCAAGTGATTTCTTGTCGCTTACAGACAGAAAAAATCTCTGTCAATATTCGGTGCCTCAACTTGCACCACAGTTTTCTTTTTCGTGCTGACGAAATACTGACGTTGTGATTCTAATTTGCCAGCTCGTTGTTTAACCTTAAATTTACTTTTGCCATTTCATAGTTCATTTCTATTCattaattaatttctattaATGACAAACATGTCACTGGAAAGGCCTCTAGAAGGCACATTTGACCACAAAATTTATATTATTGCaatataaattatgtaaaaaaggTAATTGGACTAAAATAACTTTCTGCTAAGTAATTTTTTTGGTCAGCCATAAATTTGCCAGGTGTCTTCTTTCATAAGAGACTGACCTTGGGTGTGTATTAGAAAGCGTTTACAACCATTTAAGTTTATGAAAACTGTGCATTTTCATGTGTATTCTCAACACATTTTAGTGACAGTAAAAtgttaattaattaaaagattATATATTATGAGCATGCCATGATACATGAAAGCGATACatgaatgcatttttttcttaataaCATATCATTCTTAAATACATGCAAAAACAGTATCGCAGTTTTCGAGGTATGCAAACAttacgtttttttgttgttttgaccagtttgtccattttttattgtgtgcagattattgcaaataaagaaatgtcagtagttcacagaacgaaacaaacatgatcattttacttcaacatgtacctataaatagtaaattctgaaaaacagaaaacagttttggttagagatgcactgattgcaattttctttgccgattccgatttccgattttattacaagtgaaacctgccgattccgatttttgccgattccgatttttgccgattccgattttctatccacaaactataattgacagtatactgtatataaaaccatattaacttttcttcaatacacattttttttattttcattgaataaatgattgaacattacaatttccccaaatgcagttctccaagctgcattaaattacagaatcttctctttcccaaacaactcttaaattgaagaactctgtgactgaaaagaagtacaaataataaaatataactaaacatgtcacttaatttacctttttcatttttgtactcatctcacaaaagtctaagataacaataaaatacttcaactttattctcgtctgtttccgtttatgaaactaacattgctttatttcattttttctgaaatgttaaataaattgtctttatcttgggtctgtagtattaaaagaagtgggttgatttttgctgcaacttcaataaaaaagttaaaaaccttatgagtgaattctactctaaagatgtatatgtatttgcagttttttgtgttagtaaagaactcaatcagatatacatcacatatattggttgatttatttattttttttttttttgttttttaaaaacaagtagaagtcgtgttgaatgtcattttacctaagtgaaataaccacagttttaacgtaagacaagcaatcaggttgagtggaatttacgtttgttttacacagagtgaacgacttcaacatgagtttagcatgtgtcagagtttagcatgatgctaatagcatcactgttagcatacataccccatgtagacggagcagcgagagatgaactacagtgcacctttttgtctgtacagtacatgatgcgtgtgcacgcgcgtgcagagcggacatgagagatgcgcgtcagtcagcagagactcgcggtccggtggacccacatgccagtataaacgagccgtgaaagacaggctgtgcgcgtgcatgtttacatgtttactggcggctttgagtgtactgacggctgtgacgttcttgcccgcatcacgggcaacagaagatcggcttggaatcggcgagacgtgagactgaccggccggtcaccggtcgggccgatcatacgaaaaatcgtccgattccgatctctggccggtcaatcggtgcacctctagtttTGGTGTGATCTTGTAATATTTTACAGATCTGTCTGTTCTGTAATAGAATTTTCTATCAATAGCAATTAACATATATAatttagtatatatatatatatatatatatatatataactactTAAACATTTTTCCGTCAGGTACGGATTGATCTTGGATCTGGAGAACTCACTCTCCGGTCTGACAAGAGCATTGCTTTGAATGACCTCACCTGGCACACAGTAGAACTTGATCATGATCATGACAACATCACGCTTACTGT
This genomic interval carries:
- the LOC130546607 gene encoding uncharacterized protein LOC130546607, encoding MKWKINVYKTTSSSVLTNGERIYMTHENGSISSFEECLAYIIKDYAFYVKNGNNCISLGPTTKKFRCALLDIAEDVQRMARNILNPPSHEMTGDEDNIFIRSSFVSLHGYIEKLSSSRMIHRRDGDVPVRDLVLRCGDKLIEASLWQDEALAELYEGAQILVTHLRATIKPNGRAKLNSSCFSSVELPDHPRTREWFTIIGILENEDDLVLLSDSFVVYSMSADLFPGTSSDLLERLPLNVEVEQANFRVHTIQYLEQ